The Pseudomonas parafulva genome window below encodes:
- a CDS encoding fimbria/pilus outer membrane usher protein, whose translation MHTSSALTRLGAVKGFGCPLAVLLTLHLSPAHAGFEFDPTFLEIGGGQGSDQLKQQISAISEGQLPGSYRVDVSVNQRHVGKQDIRFIRSTQPEQSATGLFPCLDSDFFRAQGVSSEALAKRADADPTCIAFDQGLAGVTYDYDFNQQALDVQIPQAYLGEIPFDVRRRQWSTGETAAFTSYSISHSSVNSDGARRQDQFASLRSGVNAGAWRLRNFSTFRRGSGTPGQWQSLESYVQRDMGNLMAIATLGDATTEGDLFDALPYRGLGIASDLDMLPDDARQFAPVVRGIANGRSRVIIRQRGYVIKEQWVPSGPFAISDLYSTASNGDLEVTVEGADGQVQVYTQSFSSVPYMLREKQTTYALYAGRYRGALSEAGGEAPTFGQLTGRHGLRGGTTVFGGGLFSERYSAGLLGVAHDFAGFGAVSLDVTHARSSDIGPEKATRSGQSYRFRYSKSVALTDTNFSLVGYRYSTGGYYSFTEALNSRRDVLEGPFTAAVDDLGIAAYRTGHLKSNFSANVSQQIGRFGSLYANVSKSAYWDRATADTSLQLGYNFGVGNVSYSVAVGLNQGQTTDRNLTLSVSLPLGGPGSSSRVSASTHHASSGASGQMATLSGNTLDDDALTYGVGVSRQASAGQSQQGGSLSAQYEGAKGVLRGGYTQTGNNQQLDLGLDGSVVAYADQIMLSQPLSETNVIVAAPDAGQVSITNKRGIRTNDNGYAVMPSAMPYRKNRISLDSQTIAQNVDIEQLVQEVIPNRGAFVVAKFDTRSGQRILFRILDEQGTPAPFAANAELLSEDGTSLVSTLVADNGRAFLAGVPDRARLQISVGGTLWCSSTLALGTQEASTGILQMDVRCQRAAASNNQDTTP comes from the coding sequence CACGCGCCTTGGCGCGGTGAAGGGGTTCGGCTGCCCGTTGGCCGTGCTTCTGACCCTGCACTTGAGCCCGGCGCACGCAGGCTTCGAGTTCGATCCGACCTTTCTGGAGATCGGTGGCGGGCAGGGCTCGGACCAGTTGAAGCAGCAGATCAGTGCGATCAGCGAAGGCCAGTTGCCGGGCAGCTATCGGGTCGATGTCTCGGTCAATCAGCGTCACGTCGGCAAGCAGGACATCCGTTTCATTCGCAGCACGCAGCCCGAGCAATCGGCGACCGGCCTGTTTCCTTGCCTGGACAGCGATTTCTTCCGAGCCCAAGGGGTTTCCAGCGAAGCGCTGGCCAAGCGTGCGGATGCCGATCCGACCTGTATCGCCTTCGACCAAGGGCTGGCGGGGGTGACCTACGACTACGATTTCAACCAGCAAGCACTGGATGTGCAGATTCCCCAGGCCTATCTCGGTGAAATCCCTTTCGATGTCCGTCGTCGGCAGTGGAGCACTGGAGAGACGGCTGCGTTCACCAGCTACTCGATCTCGCACAGCAGCGTGAATTCGGACGGCGCGCGGCGCCAGGATCAGTTCGCCAGTTTGCGCAGTGGGGTCAATGCCGGTGCCTGGCGGCTGCGCAATTTCTCTACCTTTCGCCGAGGCAGCGGCACGCCGGGGCAGTGGCAGTCACTTGAAAGCTACGTCCAGCGCGATATGGGCAACCTCATGGCCATCGCCACACTGGGCGATGCGACCACCGAGGGTGACCTGTTCGATGCCTTGCCCTATCGCGGCCTGGGCATCGCCTCGGACCTGGACATGCTGCCCGATGACGCCCGTCAGTTCGCCCCGGTGGTGCGTGGCATCGCCAACGGGCGCTCGCGGGTGATCATTCGCCAGCGTGGCTACGTCATCAAGGAGCAGTGGGTGCCGTCCGGGCCGTTCGCGATCTCCGACCTCTACTCCACAGCCAGCAATGGCGACCTGGAGGTGACGGTCGAGGGCGCCGATGGCCAGGTCCAGGTGTACACCCAGTCGTTCTCCTCGGTGCCCTACATGCTGCGCGAGAAGCAGACCACCTACGCGCTGTACGCGGGCCGCTACCGGGGGGCTTTGTCCGAGGCGGGTGGCGAAGCGCCGACCTTTGGCCAACTGACCGGCCGCCATGGCCTGCGTGGCGGCACCACGGTGTTCGGCGGCGGCTTGTTCAGCGAAAGGTACAGTGCCGGCCTGCTCGGCGTGGCCCATGATTTCGCAGGGTTCGGTGCGGTCTCGCTGGACGTCACCCACGCCCGCAGCAGCGACATCGGCCCCGAGAAAGCCACCCGCAGCGGTCAGTCGTATCGCTTTCGCTATTCCAAATCGGTGGCCCTGACCGATACCAATTTCAGCTTGGTGGGCTATCGCTACTCCACGGGCGGCTATTACTCATTCACCGAGGCACTGAACAGCCGCCGCGATGTGCTCGAGGGGCCGTTCACTGCTGCCGTCGACGATCTGGGTATCGCGGCCTATCGAACGGGGCACCTGAAGAGCAATTTCAGCGCCAACGTGTCCCAGCAGATCGGTCGTTTCGGCAGTCTGTACGCCAACGTATCGAAGTCGGCCTACTGGGATCGCGCGACCGCCGATACCAGCCTGCAATTGGGTTACAACTTCGGAGTCGGCAACGTTTCTTACTCCGTGGCGGTGGGCCTCAATCAAGGCCAGACCACCGACCGTAACCTGACCCTGAGCGTGAGCCTGCCGCTGGGCGGGCCGGGCAGCAGCAGCCGCGTCTCGGCCAGCACTCACCACGCCAGCAGCGGTGCGAGTGGGCAGATGGCGACCCTCAGTGGCAATACCCTGGACGATGATGCGCTGACCTATGGCGTGGGGGTATCACGCCAGGCCAGCGCCGGCCAGAGCCAGCAGGGTGGATCGCTGTCAGCCCAGTACGAGGGCGCCAAGGGCGTGCTGCGTGGGGGGTACACCCAAACCGGCAACAACCAGCAACTCGACCTGGGCCTGGACGGATCGGTGGTGGCCTATGCCGACCAGATCATGCTCAGCCAGCCGCTGAGCGAAACCAATGTCATCGTCGCTGCGCCCGATGCCGGCCAGGTGTCGATCACCAACAAGCGCGGCATTCGCACCAACGACAACGGCTATGCGGTGATGCCCTCGGCCATGCCTTATCGCAAGAACCGGATCTCGCTCGACAGCCAGACCATTGCCCAGAACGTCGACATTGAGCAGTTGGTGCAGGAGGTGATCCCAAACCGTGGCGCCTTCGTGGTGGCGAAGTTCGACACACGCAGCGGGCAGCGCATCCTGTTTCGCATTCTCGACGAGCAGGGCACTCCGGCACCTTTCGCCGCCAATGCCGAACTGCTGAGCGAGGACGGCACTTCGCTGGTCAGCACCCTGGTGGCCGACAACGGTCGTGCATTCCTGGCCGGTGTGCCGGATCGGGCGCGTTTGCAGATAAGCGTGGGCGGCACGCTCTGGTGCAGCAGCACGCTGGCGCTCGGCACGCAAGAGGCGTCGACCGGCATCCTGCAGATGGACGTGCGTTGCCAGCGGGCAGCGGCTTCGAACAATCAGGACACCACCCCATGA